A DNA window from Ctenopharyngodon idella isolate HZGC_01 chromosome 8, HZGC01, whole genome shotgun sequence contains the following coding sequences:
- the smarcad1a gene encoding SWI/SNF-related matrix-associated actin-dependent regulator of chromatin subfamily A containing DEAD/H box 1A isoform X2 — protein MSLFNLDRFRFQRDNAVDRHGKSLDESSSDKENQRAHQRKTDGRCASGKASRHTLEDVFADDKAVKMSKDSIESKHQMNKEMEDRIIKLLEIFPQKSKKDLLEVVESTSTLEGAIAHCLMVYGDEDSGRQKGKAGHSEDDDDNQPKKRRKIARSDSESEEDEDSEDDESQEPSRERQEALLKKMKKKLPDIEKEVLRDVLREHEWDYENALGSLLVFSSTDSSSPEDQRKQKSESSHSKEKNGKSLQKPDSLSSLSKWLTAVPSPMSKVSSVSTPKTQKSAVSKNTTKNASFKRKRGDKLPLKDISESEDEDEIDSDVESISDDLDSEDEDSVSSSLQDKIIQFLQEASLDELALISGCSIKKAQKIISLRPFNTWKDVKEQFYKDNGLSIELVHGCKVVLKERQVVRDLMGRCEKIAQKMTKDVTQVIEAGMGSIKQPKVLSSNFKLQPYQLIGLKWLILLHQHKLSGILADEMGLGKTIQAIAFLAHLYEKGIKGPHLITVPSSTLDNWVRELGLWCPSLKVLIYYGSVEDRRYLRQDILSGLIEFNIIVSTYNLTIGNDHDRSLFRKLRLKYAVFDEGHMLKNMNSLRYRHLMAINAEHRLLLTGTPLQNNLLELMSLLNFIMPSMFSSSTSQISKMFSTRSSEEESSFHKERIAQARLIMKPFILRRVKREVLKQLPPKMEKIEMCPMSDAQQKLYDKLFKRLKTTPNGDKRELCNVMMQLRKMANHPLLHRQYYTTDKLAAMSKAMLKEPTHFDADPALIQEDMEVMSDFELHNLCKQYSSISKFQLDKELILDSGKFALLTKTLAELKEKGDRVVLFSQFTMMLDIVEILLKHLDHQFVRLDGSTPMAERIGLIDKYNTSPEIFVFLLSTRAGGQGINLASANTVILHDIDCNPFNDKQAEDRCHRMGQARTVQVIKLISRDSIEACMLRVGQEKLKLEQDMTTDEGEDGAMTEQMAELLKVSLGL, from the exons ATGAGCCTTTTTAACCTGGACCGGTTCCGTTTCCAAAGGGACAATGCAGTCGACAGGCACGGTAAATCATTGGATGAATCTAGCTCGGATAAGGAGAACCAACGGG CCCACCAAAGAAAGACAGATGGTCGATGTGCATCAGGCAAGGCATCAAGACACACATTGGAGGATGTATTTGCAGATGATAAAGCTGTCAAGATGTCCAA GGATTCAATAGAGTCCAAGCACCAGATGAACAAGGAGATGGAGGACAGAATCATCAAACTACTAGAGATCTTCCCTCAGAAGAGTAAGAAAGATCTACTGGAG GTGGTTGAGAGCACCAGCACACTGGAGGGAGCTATAGCACATTGTTTGATGGTTTATGGGGATGAAG ATTCAGGCAGACAGAAAGGCAAAGCGGGACAtagtgaagatgatgatgataatcaGCCAAAGAAGAGGAGAAAAATTGCG CGTTCAGATTCGGAATCTGAGGAGGATGAAGATTCTGAAGATGATGAGAGTCAAGAGCCAAGCAGAGAGAGGCAGGAGGCTTTGTTgaagaagatgaagaagaaaCTGCCTGATATCGAAAAAGAG GTCCTGAGGGATGTCCTGAGGGAGCACGAATGGGACTATGAGAATGCCTTGGGATCACTGCTTGTGTTTTCATCAACAG ATTCAAGTTCACCAGAAGATCAGAGAAAACAAAAGTCAGAATCATCTCACTCCAAGGAAAAAAATGGCAAGAGCCTACAAAAGCCAGACAGCTTGTCTAGTCTGTCAAAATGGCTGACAGCAGTACCATCTCCCATGTCAAAAGTTTCTAGTGTGTCTActccaaaaacacaaaaatctgCAGTCAGCAAAAACACGACCAAGAACGCATCCTTTAAACGGAAGAGGGGCGATAAATTGCCTCTAAAAGACATTAGTGAATCTGAGGACGAAGATGAGATTGACAGTGATGTTGAGAGTATCTCTGATGATCTGGACTCGGAGGATGAGGACAGTGTCTCTAGCAGTCTTCAGGACAAGATCATTCAGTTTCTCCAAGAGGCTTCCCTAGATGAGCTTGCTCTGATATCTGGCTGCTCAATCAAAAAAGCCCAGAAGATCATTTCGCTGAGGCCGTTCAACACTTGGAAAGATGTG AAAGAGCAGTTCTATAAGGATAATGGCCTGTCTATAGAGCTGGTACATGGCTGCAAGGTGGTGCTTAAGGAGAGGCAGGTGGTTAGAGACCTCATGGGAAGATGTGAGAAGATTGCACAGAAAATGACTAAAGATGTCACCCAGGTCATAGAAGCGGGCATGGGCTCCATCAAGCAACCCAAAGTCCTGAGCAGCAA TTTCAAACTACAGCCATATCAGCTGATCGGCTTGAAGTGGCTGATTCTTCTGCACCAGCACAAGCTGAGTGGCATCCTGGCAGATGAAATG GGGTTGGGTAAAACAATTCAGGCCATCGCTTTCCTGGCTCATTTGTATGAAAAAGGAATTAAGGGCCCTCATCTTATTACCGTACCCTCGTCCACACTGG ATAACTGGGTTCGTGAACTGGGTCTTTGGTGCCCCAGTCTCAAAGTTCTTATTTACTATG GGTCTGTGGAAGATCGCAGATATTTGCGACAAGACATCCTCAGTGGCTTGATTGAATTCAACATCATAGTATCCAC TTACAATCTCACAATAGGGAATGACCATGACCGCAGTCTGTTCCGCAAGCTGAGGCTGAAGTATGCCGTGTTTGATGAGGGCCACATGCTGAAAAATATGAACTCGCTGCGCTACCGCCACCTCATGGCCATCAAT GCTGAGCACAGATTGCTGCTGACTGGAACACCTTTACAAAACAACCTGCTGGAGCTCATGTCCCTGCTGAACTTTATCATGCCCTCTATGTTCTCTAGCAGTACCTCACAGATCTCCAAAATGTTCTCTACG AGGTCGTCAGAAGAGGAAAGCAGTTTTCATAAGGAGAGAATCGCACAGGCCAGACTTATCATGAAGCCATTCATCCTGAGACGAGTCAAGCGTGAG GTGTTGAAACAGCTTCCACCAAAAATGGAGAAAATTGAAATGTGTCCCATGAGTGACGCCCAGCAGAAGCTGTATGACAAACTTTTCAAAAGGCTCAAGACGACACCAAATGGAGACA AGCGGGAGCTTTGCAATGTGATGATGCAGCTGAGAAAGATGGCTAATCATCCGTTGCTGCACCGCCAGTACTACACCACTGACAAATTGGCTGCCATGAGTAAAGCTATGCTTAAG GAGCCGACACATTTTGATGCCGACCCTGCACTGATCCAGGAGGACATGGAAGTGATGTCTGATTTTGAGCTGCATAATTTATGTAAGCAGTACAGCTCTATTAGCAAATTTCAGCTGGATAAAGAGCTCATCTTAGACTCTGGGAAGTTTGCGCTGTTAACCAAGACACTCGCTGAGCTCAAAGAAAAG GGTGACAGGGTTGTGCTTTTCAGTCAATTCACCATGATGCTGGACATTGTGGAGATTCTGCTCAAACACCTTGATCATCAGTTTGTTCGACTGGATGGTTCTACTCCCATGGCAGAGAG GATTGGTCTCATTGACAAATACAATACAAGTCCTGAGATCTTTGTGTTCCTTCTGTCGACTCGGGCTGGTGGCCAGGGAATCAACCTTGCCTCGGCTAACACAGTCATACTGCATGACATTGATTGCAATCCATTTAATGATAAACAAGCAGAGGACCGCTGTCACCGAATGGGGCAGGCCAG AACAGTGCAGGTGATCAAGCTTATCAGCAGGGACTCGATTGAGGCTTGCATGCTCCGCGTTGGACAGGAGAAGCTAAAATTGGAACAGGACATGACCACTGATGAAG GTGAGGATGGTGCTATGACTGAACAAATGGCAGAGCTGCTCAAAGTCTCACTTGGCCTTTAA
- the smarcad1a gene encoding SWI/SNF-related matrix-associated actin-dependent regulator of chromatin subfamily A containing DEAD/H box 1A isoform X1 — protein sequence MSLFNLDRFRFQRDNAVDRHGKSLDESSSDKENQRAAHQRKTDGRCASGKASRHTLEDVFADDKAVKMSKDSIESKHQMNKEMEDRIIKLLEIFPQKSKKDLLEVVESTSTLEGAIAHCLMVYGDEDSGRQKGKAGHSEDDDDNQPKKRRKIARSDSESEEDEDSEDDESQEPSRERQEALLKKMKKKLPDIEKEVLRDVLREHEWDYENALGSLLVFSSTDSSSPEDQRKQKSESSHSKEKNGKSLQKPDSLSSLSKWLTAVPSPMSKVSSVSTPKTQKSAVSKNTTKNASFKRKRGDKLPLKDISESEDEDEIDSDVESISDDLDSEDEDSVSSSLQDKIIQFLQEASLDELALISGCSIKKAQKIISLRPFNTWKDVKEQFYKDNGLSIELVHGCKVVLKERQVVRDLMGRCEKIAQKMTKDVTQVIEAGMGSIKQPKVLSSNFKLQPYQLIGLKWLILLHQHKLSGILADEMGLGKTIQAIAFLAHLYEKGIKGPHLITVPSSTLDNWVRELGLWCPSLKVLIYYGSVEDRRYLRQDILSGLIEFNIIVSTYNLTIGNDHDRSLFRKLRLKYAVFDEGHMLKNMNSLRYRHLMAINAEHRLLLTGTPLQNNLLELMSLLNFIMPSMFSSSTSQISKMFSTRSSEEESSFHKERIAQARLIMKPFILRRVKREVLKQLPPKMEKIEMCPMSDAQQKLYDKLFKRLKTTPNGDKRELCNVMMQLRKMANHPLLHRQYYTTDKLAAMSKAMLKEPTHFDADPALIQEDMEVMSDFELHNLCKQYSSISKFQLDKELILDSGKFALLTKTLAELKEKGDRVVLFSQFTMMLDIVEILLKHLDHQFVRLDGSTPMAERIGLIDKYNTSPEIFVFLLSTRAGGQGINLASANTVILHDIDCNPFNDKQAEDRCHRMGQARTVQVIKLISRDSIEACMLRVGQEKLKLEQDMTTDEGEDGAMTEQMAELLKVSLGL from the exons ATGAGCCTTTTTAACCTGGACCGGTTCCGTTTCCAAAGGGACAATGCAGTCGACAGGCACGGTAAATCATTGGATGAATCTAGCTCGGATAAGGAGAACCAACGGG CAGCCCACCAAAGAAAGACAGATGGTCGATGTGCATCAGGCAAGGCATCAAGACACACATTGGAGGATGTATTTGCAGATGATAAAGCTGTCAAGATGTCCAA GGATTCAATAGAGTCCAAGCACCAGATGAACAAGGAGATGGAGGACAGAATCATCAAACTACTAGAGATCTTCCCTCAGAAGAGTAAGAAAGATCTACTGGAG GTGGTTGAGAGCACCAGCACACTGGAGGGAGCTATAGCACATTGTTTGATGGTTTATGGGGATGAAG ATTCAGGCAGACAGAAAGGCAAAGCGGGACAtagtgaagatgatgatgataatcaGCCAAAGAAGAGGAGAAAAATTGCG CGTTCAGATTCGGAATCTGAGGAGGATGAAGATTCTGAAGATGATGAGAGTCAAGAGCCAAGCAGAGAGAGGCAGGAGGCTTTGTTgaagaagatgaagaagaaaCTGCCTGATATCGAAAAAGAG GTCCTGAGGGATGTCCTGAGGGAGCACGAATGGGACTATGAGAATGCCTTGGGATCACTGCTTGTGTTTTCATCAACAG ATTCAAGTTCACCAGAAGATCAGAGAAAACAAAAGTCAGAATCATCTCACTCCAAGGAAAAAAATGGCAAGAGCCTACAAAAGCCAGACAGCTTGTCTAGTCTGTCAAAATGGCTGACAGCAGTACCATCTCCCATGTCAAAAGTTTCTAGTGTGTCTActccaaaaacacaaaaatctgCAGTCAGCAAAAACACGACCAAGAACGCATCCTTTAAACGGAAGAGGGGCGATAAATTGCCTCTAAAAGACATTAGTGAATCTGAGGACGAAGATGAGATTGACAGTGATGTTGAGAGTATCTCTGATGATCTGGACTCGGAGGATGAGGACAGTGTCTCTAGCAGTCTTCAGGACAAGATCATTCAGTTTCTCCAAGAGGCTTCCCTAGATGAGCTTGCTCTGATATCTGGCTGCTCAATCAAAAAAGCCCAGAAGATCATTTCGCTGAGGCCGTTCAACACTTGGAAAGATGTG AAAGAGCAGTTCTATAAGGATAATGGCCTGTCTATAGAGCTGGTACATGGCTGCAAGGTGGTGCTTAAGGAGAGGCAGGTGGTTAGAGACCTCATGGGAAGATGTGAGAAGATTGCACAGAAAATGACTAAAGATGTCACCCAGGTCATAGAAGCGGGCATGGGCTCCATCAAGCAACCCAAAGTCCTGAGCAGCAA TTTCAAACTACAGCCATATCAGCTGATCGGCTTGAAGTGGCTGATTCTTCTGCACCAGCACAAGCTGAGTGGCATCCTGGCAGATGAAATG GGGTTGGGTAAAACAATTCAGGCCATCGCTTTCCTGGCTCATTTGTATGAAAAAGGAATTAAGGGCCCTCATCTTATTACCGTACCCTCGTCCACACTGG ATAACTGGGTTCGTGAACTGGGTCTTTGGTGCCCCAGTCTCAAAGTTCTTATTTACTATG GGTCTGTGGAAGATCGCAGATATTTGCGACAAGACATCCTCAGTGGCTTGATTGAATTCAACATCATAGTATCCAC TTACAATCTCACAATAGGGAATGACCATGACCGCAGTCTGTTCCGCAAGCTGAGGCTGAAGTATGCCGTGTTTGATGAGGGCCACATGCTGAAAAATATGAACTCGCTGCGCTACCGCCACCTCATGGCCATCAAT GCTGAGCACAGATTGCTGCTGACTGGAACACCTTTACAAAACAACCTGCTGGAGCTCATGTCCCTGCTGAACTTTATCATGCCCTCTATGTTCTCTAGCAGTACCTCACAGATCTCCAAAATGTTCTCTACG AGGTCGTCAGAAGAGGAAAGCAGTTTTCATAAGGAGAGAATCGCACAGGCCAGACTTATCATGAAGCCATTCATCCTGAGACGAGTCAAGCGTGAG GTGTTGAAACAGCTTCCACCAAAAATGGAGAAAATTGAAATGTGTCCCATGAGTGACGCCCAGCAGAAGCTGTATGACAAACTTTTCAAAAGGCTCAAGACGACACCAAATGGAGACA AGCGGGAGCTTTGCAATGTGATGATGCAGCTGAGAAAGATGGCTAATCATCCGTTGCTGCACCGCCAGTACTACACCACTGACAAATTGGCTGCCATGAGTAAAGCTATGCTTAAG GAGCCGACACATTTTGATGCCGACCCTGCACTGATCCAGGAGGACATGGAAGTGATGTCTGATTTTGAGCTGCATAATTTATGTAAGCAGTACAGCTCTATTAGCAAATTTCAGCTGGATAAAGAGCTCATCTTAGACTCTGGGAAGTTTGCGCTGTTAACCAAGACACTCGCTGAGCTCAAAGAAAAG GGTGACAGGGTTGTGCTTTTCAGTCAATTCACCATGATGCTGGACATTGTGGAGATTCTGCTCAAACACCTTGATCATCAGTTTGTTCGACTGGATGGTTCTACTCCCATGGCAGAGAG GATTGGTCTCATTGACAAATACAATACAAGTCCTGAGATCTTTGTGTTCCTTCTGTCGACTCGGGCTGGTGGCCAGGGAATCAACCTTGCCTCGGCTAACACAGTCATACTGCATGACATTGATTGCAATCCATTTAATGATAAACAAGCAGAGGACCGCTGTCACCGAATGGGGCAGGCCAG AACAGTGCAGGTGATCAAGCTTATCAGCAGGGACTCGATTGAGGCTTGCATGCTCCGCGTTGGACAGGAGAAGCTAAAATTGGAACAGGACATGACCACTGATGAAG GTGAGGATGGTGCTATGACTGAACAAATGGCAGAGCTGCTCAAAGTCTCACTTGGCCTTTAA